From one Eleginops maclovinus isolate JMC-PN-2008 ecotype Puerto Natales chromosome 7, JC_Emac_rtc_rv5, whole genome shotgun sequence genomic stretch:
- the LOC134867094 gene encoding gamma-crystallin M3-like: MSNTGMNMRGKIIFYEEKNFQGRSYECMNDCSDMTSYLSRCQSCRVESGCFMVYDRNNYMGNQYFMRRGEYSDYMSMMGMRDCIKSCRMIPMHRGQYRMRIYERENFGGQMHEMMEDCDNIMDRYRMNDCQSCNVMDGHWLMYDQANYRGRMMYMRPGEYRSFRDMGMSGMKFMSMRRITDSC, encoded by the exons ATGAGCAACACCGGCATGAACATGAGGGGCAAG ATCATCTTCTACGAGGAGAAGAACTTCCAGGGTCGTTCTTATGAGTGCATGAATGACTGCTCTGACATGACCTCCTACCTGAGCAGGTGCCAGTCCTGCAGGGTGGAGAGCGGCTGCTTCATGGTGTACGACCGCAACAACTACATGGGAAACCAGTACTTCATGAGGAGGGGCGAGTACTCCGACTACATGAGCATGATGGGAATGAGGGACTGCATCAAGTCTTGCCGTATGATCCCCATG CACAGAGGACAGTACAGGATGAGGATCTACGAGAGGGAGAACTTCGGTGGTCAGATGCACGAGATGATGGAGGACTGTGACAACATCATGGACCGTTACCGCATGAACGACTGCCAGTCCTGCAACGTGATGGACGGCCACTGGCTGATGTACGATCAGGCCAACTACAGAGGCAGGATGATGTACATGAGGCCCGGAGAGTACAGGAGCTTCAGGGACATGGGCATGAGCGGCATGAAGTTCATGAGCATGAGGCGTATCACCGACTCCTGCTAA